ACGGGGAAGCCAGCCTGAAACGTCGGAAGCACGTTGAGCTGCCAGTGCCCGATCACCTCGTCGAGCCAGCGGTTGCCGGTCGCATACTTTTCGCCTGCACCGACGGGAAGGTCGTAGAGCACGCCGGCGACGAAACGGTAAGGCGTATCGGTGACCGAGCGAGAGTACTCGGCTTCGAGGTCGTAGACGTTCTGTGGAGCGGCGAAGCCGGGACTCTGGATACTGTTCGTTGCGGCGAAAGACGAGTCGTTGTTGCGCGACCACGTGAACGATGTCACGAGGTTCAGGCCGTGACCGGCTCGCTTCTCGGCCTTGATCAGAAGAGCGTTATAGTCGGCGTGGGCAGAGCTCACGAAGAGGTTGACTGACGTGAACTGGGGGAAGGGACGCAGAGTCTGGGAGCGGGCGACGGTCGCTTGACCGAGGATGCCTGCACCACCCGCAACGTAGTCGGGGTTCGGGACCTGATCGCTGAGGGCGCTCCCCTGAGCAAAGTTCGAAGGATTGAGCTGGTTGATGTTGATCGGCGTGCTCGCTCCGGGCGAGGGCGAAAGGTTGGTTGAACGCGCGCCAATGTAGGACGCATCGAGAGCGATGTGCCAAGGCAACTCGCGTTCCACGCCAACCGAGAACTGCTGCACGCGGGGCGCGTGGAAGTTCTGGTCGTAAGATGTTACGGAGTTTCCGACGCCGGTAAGCAGACCGGCGGAGTTTCCAGCCGGCTTCTGCAATCCTGCTGGAAAGGGATTGCTGAGAGTGTTCGCCGGGGTCTGATCGTTGTCGTTGCTTGCGACATACGAACTTGTCTGCGTAAAGCCGGGAGCGAGCGCAGCGATGGGGTCATAGCGAGTAGGCGCATAGAGAATTCCGTATCCACCGCGAACGACCGTCTTCGGCGTCAACTGATAGGAAGCACCGAGGCGAGGAGCAAACTTGGTGCGCGAGAGGCTGCCGATATCCCGCTGGTTGCCGTTCACGCCAGCGAAGAGAATGCCGCCCGTCACCTGCGTGCCACTGGCAAGATTCGCGGTTGCATTGCGGTCGAAGCCAACGGCGAGCTGGTTGTTGTCTTCCTTCAAACCGGTCTCTGATTCCCAGCGCAGGCCAAGGTTGAGCGTAAGCTTTGAGTTCACGCGCCAGTCATCCTGTGCAAAGACTGCGTTGTAGTCGAGGTAAGTCTTAAGCGGAGTCGTGATGTCGATCTGGCCGGAGATGGGGAGCCCAAGCAAGAGGTCCGCGATATCTGAGCCTGACTTGCCGTCGGAAGAGTTAGGATTCGCCTGCGTGAATGCTCCTGAGAAAGAGTAGGTGCCAGGAGCGTTTCCGAAGTCCTGATAGTTCATCCGGATGCGGCGGTACTCCGCGCCAAAGGTGAGGTTGTAGCGACCGATCGTCTTCGCCAGCGTGCCATTCAAGATCTGCGACTTCCAGTTGTCGAGCTGGCTGGTGTTCTGGCCGAGCTGATCGTAGTTGGCGAAGAAGATTGTCGGGAAGAACTTTGACTGGAGCTGATTGGTGAGCGTGGTGGGAAATCCCAACGCTGCCGGATCGAAGCCCTGGCTGACCTCGGCGATGAGGTTGGGGAAGCGGTTCGTTCCGTATCGCGCCGTGACGACGGTGGTCGGATTCAGGATCCATGTGCTGTTCACCTGGATGGCATCGACCTGGCGGTGATAGGTGTAGGAGTAACTTCCTGGCAGCGTGTGCAGCGGATTGCCGAGCGGCTGGAGCGCCTCGTAAAAGATGTACGAGCCACTCACGTTCCACCAGGGACGAATCTGCTGATCAATCTTTGCGGTCACCTCCTGCGCGTGGTCGCGGACGTTGTCAGTACCGGTGTAGCTGTTGGTGCCGGGCGTGGGCGAAGGGAAGTAGGACGCGATGTTGCTGCCGATCGTATTCAGGTTGGTGATCTTGTTGCCGGCGAAGGGTGTGCGATGAACGCCTGACGCATCGGTAAACGTGTCGTTCGGGTTATAGATGACGTGCAGGCTGCCATCTGCGTTGAAGGTCTGCGAGAAGTCGCCCGTGCGCTGCAGATCGGTAGGGACGGTGAATGTCTGTGTGTAGGGCGAGGTCTGAATGTAGCCTTCGGAACCGATCCAGAAGAATGTCTTGTTGCGGCCGTCGTAGACATGCGGGATGACAAGGGGGCCGCCGAGCGACGCACCCCAGTTGTAGTACGGGCTGTCGGGGCGAGGCGTGCCGGTACGATTGGCAAAGAAGTCATTCGCCAGCCATTCAGTCTGGCGAGTCTCGCCAAAGAGAGAGCCGTGAATCGTGTTCGAGCCGGAACGCAAGAGCGTGTTGAATACACCCCCGCCGGTGCGGCCCACCTGCGCATCATAGGTGAGGGCCTGTACTTTCACGTCCTGGATTGATTCAATGGTCGGGATGACCACGGGACGATTATTTGTGTCTGTGATCGGCACACCATCAATCAGGTAGAGGTTTGATCCTACCGGGCCGCCTGCTACCGATGTGGCGGACGTGCCATTCTGATCAGCAAATCGAATGAACTGCGGATTGCCGGTATTTACGAACACTCCTGAAAGCTTCGCGGTGATGAAGGGGTTGCGGCCGAGGACCGGGGTGTCTTCCAAACGCTTCTGGTCGAAGTTCGTGCTGATCGAAGCTGTGGAGCCATCGACGAGGGGAGCATCGGCAGAGACCTGCACCCTATCGGTCGAGGTCGTTACGGAAAGCGAAATATCGATGGTGAGAAAGTCCTGTGTCGCGACTATGATGTTCGTTCTGTCGGCGTTGCCAAAGCCAGTCGCCGTAACATGCAGGGAGTAGGTTGACGGACGAAGAGCATTGAAGACATAGACGCCAGCGCCGTCGGTCCTGCTTTCGCGTATCTGGTGGGTGGCTTCATCGGTCAGCGTAATTTGCGCACTTGGCAATGCGGCTCCGGTTGCGTCGCTTACAGCGCCTCGAATCGCTCCGTTATACGTTTGGGCGAAGGCAGCTGTTGACGCTATAACCATCCACACGACGGCAGATAGAACACTTTGTAGCTTGAAATGTCTCGAGTGATACATATGGCTCTCCTGGGAAGTGGTGCGATCTTCTTGGCCGATCCGCGGCACGGTGGGAGTGCTCCATATAAATCCATCGAAGTGACGGACTACCGTGACATCGGAAGCTTGTTTTGTTTTTTGAGGTGAGAGGGAAGCTAGCGACAGGAACAGAACGCCGGGGCACTCGATTCAGAGGTACAGGCATCTGAAGAGCAGCAACATGGCGTGAAGTTGGTCGGCATGACCCAAGGATAGATGGACATCCGCCAAGAGGTCAATGCGCGGAGCCTTCGTAGCGCGGGGACTTCGATGGTCGCCGGTCCCAGGACGCTTCCTCATGCATCCTGATTAACCACGGAGGCGGCGCGATGAGCGAGCTGTTAAGCTGACACGCGCTCTCGATCAATATCAGCGTTCAACGCTGCCAGGAATAGTGTTCTCTATCCCTGCGTGAAACTCGAAGCAATGCTCGATAGCTCTAAGGCACGGTGTCCTTACGAAGACGCGACGTTGAAACCTCGAAGCCAGTAGAGACTAGTTCGACCGCTGGGATGAGGTATCTGTCCACTGTCAAAGAGTGATGGCCTCGCGCAGGCTAGGTGGAGACCTGAGCCGATGCCTTCGGCAACCACCTGAAGACTCGGCTGCTATGGCGTAGTAAACGTGTTGTTCGACCGATCGTCGTCCGGCAGGAAGTGGTCGGGATCGATGGTGGCCGAGGCGACTGGCTTTCCAGTCTTGAAGGTGAAATTGCCGACACCCTTCTGCAGCCAGGCTTCGGCGGGGAGACGGATGCGGTCTTTCGTTCCATCCTTGTAAGTCACCTCAAGCGTGGCGGGCAAAACAAGCTGGCGTAGGTTGGCCACGGTGACGACGACTCCCTTTGCCTGATCACCATCCACATACTTTACGTCCTTGACGGCGAGATCGAGCGTCCAGTTGTTTTCATACCAGCCGCGCCAGAAGTAGCTGAGGTCCTCTCCGCCTTCACTCTGCATCGCGCGGAAGAAGTCTGATGGAGACGGGTGCTTGTAGGCCCAGTCGCGGATGTATTTGCGGAAGGCCCAGTCGAAGCGCTCGGGGCCGAGGATCTGTTCGCGCAGAAGGACATTGCCGTAGGCTCCCTTGAAGTATTGAACGGGATGGCCGAGTTGGCCGGGGAAGGCGTCGGCGGGAGTAAGGATGACCGGTGCCTGTGGGTTGTCGAGGACCTTGAGGATGGTGTCCTGGGGCTCGCCACCGGCAGAGTATTCGCTATCGCGCTTGGGGGCGTACTTGCCGTGGGCGTAGTCTTCGGATTCGAAGATGTCGATGAAGGTGTTGAAGCCCTCATCCATGAAGGCGTTGCGGCGCTCGTTGGAGCCGACGATCATGGGGAACCAGTCGTGGCCAATCTCGTGCGCGGTGACCCAGAAGAGGAAGTCGTCCTTGTCGTGGATGCCGTCGAAGACGACGCCCGGATATTCCATGCCGGTGGAGAATCCGGCGACGCTGACCGCCGCTGGATACGGGTAGGGGAACCAGCGCTTCGACATGTTCTCGACTGTGTCTTTTACGTATTCGGTGGAGCGGGTCCAGGTGTTGTCGCCGACGCTCTCGAGGGGGTAGACGGACATGGCTAGAGGGATTTTGCCTGCTGGCAGCGCGTTTGCGGGGTGGTCGTCCTTGGGCAGGTTGATGCGTGCGGCATCCCACACGAAGGTTGGAGAGGCGGAGAAGACGACGTCGCGGGTGTGGTCCATGCGGAAGTGCCACGTAAGGGTGCCGCTTTGTTTGGGGCGGCTGGTGGGGTCGGTGGTCTCTTCGGGCTTGCGGATGTAGACGGTCTTGTCGGAGTGGCGGGCTTCTTCGAGACGGGCGATCTCGGTCTTGGTGAGGACTTCGGCGGCGTTGACGAGCTCGCCCGAGCCCGCGACGAGGAAGTTCCACGGAACGTTGACGTAGTAGTCGAAGTGGCCGTACTCGAGGTAGAACTCTGCGCCAATGTAGGGCAGCGTGTCCCAGCCGCGGAGGTCATCGTAGACGCATATGCGCGGATACCACTGGGCGATGTCGTAGATGTCGCCGTGCTCGGCAGTGCCCCAAGAGGTGCGTCCGCCCCAGAAGCCGGGGATGGTGTAGTGGTACTTGATGCGGATGCGAAGCTTCGTGCCATGTGGCTTCATGGGCGTAGCGAGCTTGACCTGCATGCGAGTGTCGGAGACGAGATAATCGGCCTTGATGAAGCGAGGTGCGGGTGTCCCATTTTCGATCTCGACGGAGTCGAACTCGATGCCGTTGGTGATGCCGCGCTCTGGCCTCGCAGGTGCAGCTCCTGCGGGCGTGCCGGCCTTGCGGCGCTGGTCGCCACCGATGGGCGTGCCGAGGTTGTGCCCGCGAGAGTCGTTGCGGTAGATGTTCTGCTCGAGATGAATCCAGAGACTGGTCAACGTGTCTGGGCTGTTGTTGGTGTAGGTGATGGTCTCATCGTTCGTCAGTGCCTTCGCCGTAGTGTCGATGCTGGCGTGCATCTCGTAGTCGGCTTCGTTCTGCCAGTAGGAGGGGCCCGGGGCACCGTTCGATGAGCGATAGGCGTTGACAGGCTCGGGCAGGGCGAGCGGGGCGAAGGTCACGCGTGGGTCGTAAGTGCTCTGTGTCTGGCAGAAGGCGACAGCGGTGGTTGCGAATAAGGTGATGAGCGATAGACGAGACAACGTTCCTGCAGTCATGGACGAGATCTTTCTCGGAGTTTCGTAGAGTTGAATGGGATGAGCCGGTAGCTCTTGATACGTGCGGGCATTGGGTAAAGTCGCATGCTTTGTGTTGTGCTTCCACGCAAGCGTTCGTGGAGATAAGCAAAGGCCGGAAGCTTGCGCTTCCGGCCTTTGCGGTTTGCGTGTTCGAAGGCGTCAGAAGCTGACCTTGAAGGCGAACTGGATGTTGCGCGGCTCGCCCTGGCCAAGTCCCGGAGCCAACGACGAGTAACGGGTTGCGGAGAGCACACCGAAGCTCGAGCTGGTCAGTGTGCCGCTCGGATTTGCGAAGTTCGACTGGTTGGCGAAGTTGAAGACCTCTGCACGGAGTTCTGTGCTGATCCTCTCAGTAACAGGCGTCACCTTCACGAACGACAGATCCACGTCGCCGAAGCCGGGTCCGATGATGCTGTCACGACGCTCGTTGCCGAATGTGCCCGAAGGCGCAGGGGTCC
This Granulicella aggregans DNA region includes the following protein-coding sequences:
- a CDS encoding TonB-dependent receptor, which encodes MYHSRHFKLQSVLSAVVWMVIASTAAFAQTYNGAIRGAVSDATGAALPSAQITLTDEATHQIRESRTDGAGVYVFNALRPSTYSLHVTATGFGNADRTNIIVATQDFLTIDISLSVTTSTDRVQVSADAPLVDGSTASISTNFDQKRLEDTPVLGRNPFITAKLSGVFVNTGNPQFIRFADQNGTSATSVAGGPVGSNLYLIDGVPITDTNNRPVVIPTIESIQDVKVQALTYDAQVGRTGGGVFNTLLRSGSNTIHGSLFGETRQTEWLANDFFANRTGTPRPDSPYYNWGASLGGPLVIPHVYDGRNKTFFWIGSEGYIQTSPYTQTFTVPTDLQRTGDFSQTFNADGSLHVIYNPNDTFTDASGVHRTPFAGNKITNLNTIGSNIASYFPSPTPGTNSYTGTDNVRDHAQEVTAKIDQQIRPWWNVSGSYIFYEALQPLGNPLHTLPGSYSYTYHRQVDAIQVNSTWILNPTTVVTARYGTNRFPNLIAEVSQGFDPAALGFPTTLTNQLQSKFFPTIFFANYDQLGQNTSQLDNWKSQILNGTLAKTIGRYNLTFGAEYRRIRMNYQDFGNAPGTYSFSGAFTQANPNSSDGKSGSDIADLLLGLPISGQIDITTPLKTYLDYNAVFAQDDWRVNSKLTLNLGLRWESETGLKEDNNQLAVGFDRNATANLASGTQVTGGILFAGVNGNQRDIGSLSRTKFAPRLGASYQLTPKTVVRGGYGILYAPTRYDPIAALAPGFTQTSSYVASNDNDQTPANTLSNPFPAGLQKPAGNSAGLLTGVGNSVTSYDQNFHAPRVQQFSVGVERELPWHIALDASYIGARSTNLSPSPGASTPININQLNPSNFAQGSALSDQVPNPDYVAGGAGILGQATVARSQTLRPFPQFTSVNLFVSSAHADYNALLIKAEKRAGHGLNLVTSFTWSRNNDSSFAATNSIQSPGFAAPQNVYDLEAEYSRSVTDTPYRFVAGVLYDLPVGAGEKYATGNRWLDEVIGHWQLNVLPTFQAGFPVSIRQTSNPNSSIAGNGVQRPNLVRGTSLGTKGSLYDRLNGYINPAAFTTSAAYTFGDAPRTTSLRGPGLENWDISLFKSVPIRDRANLQFRAQAFNAFNTPYFAGPNTAFGSANFGKITTQSNFPRYLQLGLRIGF
- a CDS encoding M1 family metallopeptidase; this translates as MSRLSLITLFATTAVAFCQTQSTYDPRVTFAPLALPEPVNAYRSSNGAPGPSYWQNEADYEMHASIDTTAKALTNDETITYTNNSPDTLTSLWIHLEQNIYRNDSRGHNLGTPIGGDQRRKAGTPAGAAPARPERGITNGIEFDSVEIENGTPAPRFIKADYLVSDTRMQVKLATPMKPHGTKLRIRIKYHYTIPGFWGGRTSWGTAEHGDIYDIAQWYPRICVYDDLRGWDTLPYIGAEFYLEYGHFDYYVNVPWNFLVAGSGELVNAAEVLTKTEIARLEEARHSDKTVYIRKPEETTDPTSRPKQSGTLTWHFRMDHTRDVVFSASPTFVWDAARINLPKDDHPANALPAGKIPLAMSVYPLESVGDNTWTRSTEYVKDTVENMSKRWFPYPYPAAVSVAGFSTGMEYPGVVFDGIHDKDDFLFWVTAHEIGHDWFPMIVGSNERRNAFMDEGFNTFIDIFESEDYAHGKYAPKRDSEYSAGGEPQDTILKVLDNPQAPVILTPADAFPGQLGHPVQYFKGAYGNVLLREQILGPERFDWAFRKYIRDWAYKHPSPSDFFRAMQSEGGEDLSYFWRGWYENNWTLDLAVKDVKYVDGDQAKGVVVTVANLRQLVLPATLEVTYKDGTKDRIRLPAEAWLQKGVGNFTFKTGKPVASATIDPDHFLPDDDRSNNTFTTP